One part of the Rutidosis leptorrhynchoides isolate AG116_Rl617_1_P2 chromosome 1, CSIRO_AGI_Rlap_v1, whole genome shotgun sequence genome encodes these proteins:
- the LOC139847458 gene encoding uncharacterized protein — MVIVSIAAWFTPTILFCVSNLIIATLFIASISNTTTKHNGHDHNYNHDQEYSFVQNISRVSLIVERVKSIKLSSYIPKIELSSYVPKIELSSYLPKIEIQNEYISTIKIAKYTSLSRLAQSIFSACSYDTQPDSERYPSSKPKPNPSPSLLGRLKSIDFSTIYNHTNIISTELKQVPNSVSQLVQVHDSTTQLVQVPLLLDRVKSLKTKKAKMKKACSEVKIVSDNEEEIVLRRPELARARHNADDDDAKADNFISKFRDQLKLQRLKSLDKYNDMLRSPN, encoded by the coding sequence ATGGTGATTGTTTCTATTGCTGCTTGGTTTACACCAACAATTCTTTTTTGTGTTAGCAATCTCATAATTGCCACCCTTTTCATAGCTTCTATATCCAACACCACCACCAAGCACAACGGTCACGACCACAACTACAACCACGACCAAGAATATTCATTCGTTCAAAATATCTCAAGGGTATCTTTGATCGTGGAGCGAGTGAAATCCATTAAGTTATCATCATACATTCCAAAGATTGAATTATCATCATACGTCCCCAAGATCGAATTATCATCATACCTCCCAAAAATCgaaatacaaaatgaatatatctcTACGATCAAAATTGCCAAGTACACTTCATTGAGTCGACTCGCTCAATCTATATTTTCCGCTTGTAGTTATGATACTCAACCCGACTCAGAACGATACCCATCTAGTAAACCAAAACCTAACCCTTCACCATCTTTATTAGGACGATTAAAGTCTATTGATTTTTCCACTATTTATAACCATACTAACATAATTTCCACCGAGTTAAAACAAGTTCCCAATTCAGTTAGTCAACTCGTTCAAGTTCACGACTCGACAACTCAACTCGTTCAAGTTCCCTTGCTTTTGGACCGAGTCAAGTCGTTGAAGACCAAAAAGGCCAAGATGAAGAAGGCATGTAGCGAGGTAAAAATCGTGTCAGACAACGAAGAAGAAATCGTCTTGAGGCGACCAGAGTTAGCAAGGGCTAGACACAATGCGGATGATGATGATGCAAAAGCCGATAATTTTATAAGCAAGTTTAGGGACCAATTGAAGTTGCAACGTCTTAAGTCACTTGATAAGTACAATGATATGTTAAGGAGTCCAAATTAG
- the LOC139844859 gene encoding uncharacterized protein isoform X1, producing MWGLFVGSKYCTVMTKKVKNVQVVAEIASAQMMAAEVVNVGGDSGCCHRRIFVWMILTQLIMYLSQKITLMLSYNFMFEFCRQVRRIFQPIFTGWEVIRRSCIV from the exons ATGTGGGGTTTGTTTGTTGGTTCTAAATATTGCACAGTTATGACTAAAAAAGTTAAGAATGTGCAAGTGGTAGCAGAAATAGCGTCCGCACAAATGATGGCGGCGGAGGTGGTAAACGTCGGTGGTGATTCCGGCTGTTGCCATCGAAGAATCTTTG TTTGGATGATTCTCACACAATTAATCATGTACCTGTCCCAAAAGATTACGCTTATGCTTAG TTACAACTTCATGTTTGAATTTTGTAGGCAAGTGAGACGGATTTTCCAGCCAATATTTACAG GTTGGGAGGTCATCCGTAGAAGTTGTATAGTTTGA
- the LOC139844859 gene encoding uncharacterized protein isoform X2, giving the protein MWGLFVGSKYCTVMTKKVKNVQVVAEIASAQMMAAEVVNVGGDSGCCHRRIFVWMILTQLIMYLSQKITLMLRQVRRIFQPIFTGWEVIRRSCIV; this is encoded by the exons ATGTGGGGTTTGTTTGTTGGTTCTAAATATTGCACAGTTATGACTAAAAAAGTTAAGAATGTGCAAGTGGTAGCAGAAATAGCGTCCGCACAAATGATGGCGGCGGAGGTGGTAAACGTCGGTGGTGATTCCGGCTGTTGCCATCGAAGAATCTTTG TTTGGATGATTCTCACACAATTAATCATGTACCTGTCCCAAAAGATTACGCTTATGCTTAG GCAAGTGAGACGGATTTTCCAGCCAATATTTACAG GTTGGGAGGTCATCCGTAGAAGTTGTATAGTTTGA